A single window of Castor canadensis chromosome 3, mCasCan1.hap1v2, whole genome shotgun sequence DNA harbors:
- the Rnase13 gene encoding probable inactive ribonuclease-like protein 13 → MAPAVAWLLFLQLVLEPTLVMDMKLQLAIKNFRILHVDYPRVRYPKGFHGYCNGLMAYVRGRMQDWYCPKIHYVVHAPWKAIHKFCKYSESFCENYNEYCTLTQGSLPLTVCTLDPNQPPTSCRYKTTLTNQRLYLLCSRKYDAEPVGIIGLY, encoded by the coding sequence ATGGCACCAGCTGTGGCCTGGCTCCTTTTCCTCCAGCTTGTTCTCGAGCCAACTCTGGTCATGGACATGAAGCTGCAGCTCGCCATCAAGAACTTCCGCATCTTGCATGTTGACTATCCCAGGGTTAGGTACCCAAAGGGTTTCCATGGCTACTGTAATGGTCTTATGGCTTATGTGCGGGGCAGGATGCAAGATTGGTATTGCCCAAAGATCCATTATGTGGTACATGCCCCCTGGAAAGCCATCCACAAGTTTTGCAAGTATAGTGAGAGTTTCTGTGAGAATTACAATGAATACTGCACGCTCACCCAGGGCTCCTTACCTCTCACAGTCTGCACTCTAGACCCTAATCAGCCACCAACCAGCTGCCGCTACAAAACCACCCTAACTAACCAAAGGCTCTACCTGCTCTGCTCCCGCAAATATGACGCTGAACCAGTAGGAATCATTGGCCTCTATTAG
- the Tppp2 gene encoding LOW QUALITY PROTEIN: tubulin polymerization-promoting protein family member 2 (The sequence of the model RefSeq protein was modified relative to this genomic sequence to represent the inferred CDS: substituted 2 bases at 2 genomic stop codons), producing the protein MNHDEMNDKNLSKLCKDRGIMGDKIVTSTDVDIVFSKVKXGAKGGETITFQQCQEAVEGLGHKQFKEKNPDEALKDTYKLMEGKDPATTGVTKATAVGGVDHLTYTSKYRATHKERFDERGKGKGKGIEGXEETTDNSSYVSGYKGAGTYDKETKE; encoded by the exons ATGAA TCACGATGAAATGAACGACAAGAACCTCTCCAAACTGTGTAAAGATCGTGGCATCATGGGTGACAAAATAGTCACTTCCACAGATGTGGACATAGTGTTCAGCAAAGTGAAGTAAGGAGCCAAAGGTGGGGA GACTATCACATTTCAACAGTGCCAAGAGGCAGTGGAGGGATTGGGCCACAAGCAGTTTAAGGAGAAGAACCCAGATGAAGCCCTGAAGGACACTTACAAACTCATGGAGGGCAAAGACCCAGCCACCACTGGTGTCACT AAAGCAACAGCAGTGGGTGGAGTAGACCATCTGACTTACACCAGCAAGTACAGGGCCACCCACAAGGAGCGCTTTGATGAGAGAGGCAAGGGCAAGGGCAAGGGCATTGAAGGATAGGAAGAGACTACTGACAACTCAAGCTATGTGAGTGGCTACAAGGGTGCAGGAACCTATGATAAGGAGACCAAAGAGTAG
- the Ndrg2 gene encoding protein NDRG2 isoform X2 produces MAELQEVQITEEKPLLPGQTPEAAKTHSVETPYGSVTFTVYGTPKPKRPAILTYHDVGLNYKSCFQPLFQFGDMQEIIQNFVRVHVDAPGMEEGAPVFPLGYQYPSLDQLADMIPCILQYLNFSTIIGVGVGAGAYILSRYALTHPDTVEGLVLINIDPNAKGWMDWAAHKLTGLTSSIPEMILGHLFSQEELSRNSELIQKYRNIVMHAPNLENIELYWNSYNNRRDLNFERGGEITLKCPVMLVVGDQAPHEDAVVECNSKLDPTQTSFLKMADSGGQPQLTQPGKLTEAFKYFLQGMGYMASSCMTRLSRSRTASLTSAASVDGNRSRSRTLSQSSESGTLPSGPPGHTMEVSC; encoded by the exons ATGGCAGAGCTGCAGGAGGTGCAGATCACCGAGGAGAAGCCACTGTTGCCAGGGCAGACACCTGAGGCGGCCAAG ACTCACTCTGTGGAGACACCTTATGGCTCTGTTACTTTCACTGTCTATGGCACTCCCAAACCCAAACGCCCAGCAATACTCACCTACCATGATGTGGGACTCAATT ACAAATCTTGCTTCCAGCCGCTGTTTCAATTTGGGGATATGCAGGAAATCATTCAGAACTTTGTGCGGGTTCATGTGGATGCCCCTGGAATGGAAGAAGGGGCTCCTGTGTTCCCTTTGGG ATACCAGTACCCTTCTTTGGACCAGCTTGCAGACATGATCCCTTGCATCCTGCAGTACTTAAA TTTCTCCACAATAATTGGAGTTGGTGTTGGAGCTGGAGCCTACATCCTGTCACGATATGCT CTTACACACCCGGACACAGTGGAAGGTCTTGTTCTCATCAACATTGATCCCAATGCCAAGGGCTGGATGGACTGGGCAGCCCACAAG CTAACGGGCCTCACCTCTTCCATTCCGGAGATGATCCTTGGACATCTTTTCAGCCAG GAAGAGCTGTCCAGAAATTCTGAGTTGATACAAAAGTATAGAAATATCGTTATGCATGCACCCAACCTGGAGAACATTGAACTGTACTGGAACAGCTACAACAA CCGTCGAGACCTGAACTTTGAGCGCGGTGGTGAGATCACCCTCAA GTGCCCTGTGATGCTGGTGGTAGGAGACCAAGCACCCCATGAAGATGCAGTG GTGGAATGTAACTCAAAACTGGACCCCACCCAGACCTCGTTTCTCAAG ATGGCTGACTCTGGAGGTCAGCCCCAGCTGACTCAA CCAGGCAAGTTGACTGAGGCCTTCAAGTACTTCCTGCAAGGCATGGGCTATA TGGCCTCATCCTGCATGACTCGCCTGTCCCGGTCTCGCACAGCCTCTCTGACCAGTGCAGCATCTGTCGATGGCAACCGGTCCCGCTCTCGCACCCTGTCCCAGAGCAGCGAGTCTGGGACTCTTCCTTCAGGGCCCCCAGGGCACACCATGGAGGTCTCTTGCTGA
- the Ndrg2 gene encoding protein NDRG2 isoform X1: MAELQEVQITEEKPLLPGQTPEAAKEAELAARILLDQRQTHSVETPYGSVTFTVYGTPKPKRPAILTYHDVGLNYKSCFQPLFQFGDMQEIIQNFVRVHVDAPGMEEGAPVFPLGYQYPSLDQLADMIPCILQYLNFSTIIGVGVGAGAYILSRYALTHPDTVEGLVLINIDPNAKGWMDWAAHKLTGLTSSIPEMILGHLFSQEELSRNSELIQKYRNIVMHAPNLENIELYWNSYNNRRDLNFERGGEITLKCPVMLVVGDQAPHEDAVVECNSKLDPTQTSFLKMADSGGQPQLTQPGKLTEAFKYFLQGMGYMASSCMTRLSRSRTASLTSAASVDGNRSRSRTLSQSSESGTLPSGPPGHTMEVSC, translated from the exons ATGGCAGAGCTGCAGGAGGTGCAGATCACCGAGGAGAAGCCACTGTTGCCAGGGCAGACACCTGAGGCGGCCAAG gAGGCTGAGTTAGCTGCCCGAATCCTCCTGGACCAGAGACAG ACTCACTCTGTGGAGACACCTTATGGCTCTGTTACTTTCACTGTCTATGGCACTCCCAAACCCAAACGCCCAGCAATACTCACCTACCATGATGTGGGACTCAATT ACAAATCTTGCTTCCAGCCGCTGTTTCAATTTGGGGATATGCAGGAAATCATTCAGAACTTTGTGCGGGTTCATGTGGATGCCCCTGGAATGGAAGAAGGGGCTCCTGTGTTCCCTTTGGG ATACCAGTACCCTTCTTTGGACCAGCTTGCAGACATGATCCCTTGCATCCTGCAGTACTTAAA TTTCTCCACAATAATTGGAGTTGGTGTTGGAGCTGGAGCCTACATCCTGTCACGATATGCT CTTACACACCCGGACACAGTGGAAGGTCTTGTTCTCATCAACATTGATCCCAATGCCAAGGGCTGGATGGACTGGGCAGCCCACAAG CTAACGGGCCTCACCTCTTCCATTCCGGAGATGATCCTTGGACATCTTTTCAGCCAG GAAGAGCTGTCCAGAAATTCTGAGTTGATACAAAAGTATAGAAATATCGTTATGCATGCACCCAACCTGGAGAACATTGAACTGTACTGGAACAGCTACAACAA CCGTCGAGACCTGAACTTTGAGCGCGGTGGTGAGATCACCCTCAA GTGCCCTGTGATGCTGGTGGTAGGAGACCAAGCACCCCATGAAGATGCAGTG GTGGAATGTAACTCAAAACTGGACCCCACCCAGACCTCGTTTCTCAAG ATGGCTGACTCTGGAGGTCAGCCCCAGCTGACTCAA CCAGGCAAGTTGACTGAGGCCTTCAAGTACTTCCTGCAAGGCATGGGCTATA TGGCCTCATCCTGCATGACTCGCCTGTCCCGGTCTCGCACAGCCTCTCTGACCAGTGCAGCATCTGTCGATGGCAACCGGTCCCGCTCTCGCACCCTGTCCCAGAGCAGCGAGTCTGGGACTCTTCCTTCAGGGCCCCCAGGGCACACCATGGAGGTCTCTTGCTGA
- the Ndrg2 gene encoding protein NDRG2 isoform X3 has product MALPNPNAQQYSPTMMWDSIPLFQFGDMQEIIQNFVRVHVDAPGMEEGAPVFPLGYQYPSLDQLADMIPCILQYLNFSTIIGVGVGAGAYILSRYALTHPDTVEGLVLINIDPNAKGWMDWAAHKLTGLTSSIPEMILGHLFSQEELSRNSELIQKYRNIVMHAPNLENIELYWNSYNNRRDLNFERGGEITLKCPVMLVVGDQAPHEDAVVECNSKLDPTQTSFLKMADSGGQPQLTQPGKLTEAFKYFLQGMGYMASSCMTRLSRSRTASLTSAASVDGNRSRSRTLSQSSESGTLPSGPPGHTMEVSC; this is encoded by the exons ATGGCACTCCCAAACCCAAACGCCCAGCAATACTCACCTACCATGATGTGGGACTCAATT CCGCTGTTTCAATTTGGGGATATGCAGGAAATCATTCAGAACTTTGTGCGGGTTCATGTGGATGCCCCTGGAATGGAAGAAGGGGCTCCTGTGTTCCCTTTGGG ATACCAGTACCCTTCTTTGGACCAGCTTGCAGACATGATCCCTTGCATCCTGCAGTACTTAAA TTTCTCCACAATAATTGGAGTTGGTGTTGGAGCTGGAGCCTACATCCTGTCACGATATGCT CTTACACACCCGGACACAGTGGAAGGTCTTGTTCTCATCAACATTGATCCCAATGCCAAGGGCTGGATGGACTGGGCAGCCCACAAG CTAACGGGCCTCACCTCTTCCATTCCGGAGATGATCCTTGGACATCTTTTCAGCCAG GAAGAGCTGTCCAGAAATTCTGAGTTGATACAAAAGTATAGAAATATCGTTATGCATGCACCCAACCTGGAGAACATTGAACTGTACTGGAACAGCTACAACAA CCGTCGAGACCTGAACTTTGAGCGCGGTGGTGAGATCACCCTCAA GTGCCCTGTGATGCTGGTGGTAGGAGACCAAGCACCCCATGAAGATGCAGTG GTGGAATGTAACTCAAAACTGGACCCCACCCAGACCTCGTTTCTCAAG ATGGCTGACTCTGGAGGTCAGCCCCAGCTGACTCAA CCAGGCAAGTTGACTGAGGCCTTCAAGTACTTCCTGCAAGGCATGGGCTATA TGGCCTCATCCTGCATGACTCGCCTGTCCCGGTCTCGCACAGCCTCTCTGACCAGTGCAGCATCTGTCGATGGCAACCGGTCCCGCTCTCGCACCCTGTCCCAGAGCAGCGAGTCTGGGACTCTTCCTTCAGGGCCCCCAGGGCACACCATGGAGGTCTCTTGCTGA